In Cryptococcus neoformans var. neoformans B-3501A chromosome 3, whole genome shotgun sequence, the DNA window TTGGGTGAGGAGTGGATCGGCGTTTGCGAGGTAACGCCGGGTGGTTGTCGCTGGTTGAGTTTCGGTGGGCTAGCCTTGCTACTCACTCACGTAACTGCCACAGACGCCCGTCCATCCAtactccttccttccttcctaccTACTCCCGtacttcttttcccctGACCACTCTCGCCAGCCGGTACACGTCAACCACCATCATTCAATAACCCCGCGCAGGGATGGACATTTGATCCTTCCCTTCGAACAAGACTTACAGCaacatcctctcttcctcactctcTCTCATCCGACAATCACCAGCCCATGTCAATCCCTCCTCCCGGCCTGGGAGGCGGGGTCAGCAGAACAGGACCGCCTCCGGGATTTGGCGGCGGTGCGGCCCATTCTCCAGTTAGCGATGCGAGTGCGGCCACCATGGCGAGCAATGCCGGCGTTGCGGGAAGTGTTGGCGGGGGTGCCGGTCGAAGAGACGGTCAGGGCGGAACAGCAGTGATCGTTAGAGCACAGATTGTATTCTTGTTAACGACTTTTACGGAAGATAGCTTTGAAAAGGCCTCAGCTGAGATCAGGACGGTGAGTGTACAGCTCGCGTTTTGGATGACTGAGCGTGTCAATACATGTCACAGATAACTGATCTATAAACCGTAGCTTGCGTCTACCAATGGGCCGGAAATGTACCACCACTTTTTAAGGCGAGCGGTCGTGGTCGCCAACCCAATTATCCAAACTCTAATCCAGCATTCGAATCAATACAAGGATGACCCTGCcgcgcctcctcctcagaTCCCTACTACGGGTCAAGCTGCGCTTGTATGGAGATTGCTCGTTACTGAAGCAGCTAGGGCAGCTAGGGATGTGCAGCTCGCGCCCcatttctccttcatcatgctttcctcctccccatcaactcctcttcctttgcccTCTCTTCGATTGTTCAACCTCCCTCCTGCgctgctcttctctctctcagCATACACACTTGCATCACCTCACGTTTTCCCGCAAAACCACGCGTCTTATCCTGTTTTCCATGCCATCCTCGCCCAGACCTTCCAGCCTACTATGGAGCTTCTACGATCGCCAGGTGTTCCATTCTGGATGATGAACATCCCTGGAAGAGAGCCCTTTACCGACGATTTGACTTTGCAGGAAGCCAGAACTTTGATCCTCGCGCTCTTCCCGAGGGCCCAGAGCCCTACCAGCGGCACCGCTTCTCGACCTGCTACACCTACCAACCCGACTTCGCcacattcttctcctctcaacTCTCTTCAACGTGCGACCCTCCTCACTTCTCTCACCGTCAAGTTTTCGTCTCccgccatcatccttcaaaCTTTATCAGCGTTATCCCCAGGTGGACCGCCTCGGTCGCCTGGCAGCATTCCCCTTGAAGACATCTTATTCGAGCTGGGTGAGAGTCTTACCCAAGATGAGGGCACTGTTGAGGCTGTTGTGCAGAGATGGTGGGTCTCTTGGTTGTTTGAGGGCTCCCCAGAAGATGTCAGGCGAAGAGTCACTGAAGAAGCGTGTCACGTTGTTCATGGTCTGTGTGAGGGATTGCCACTGGGGCGTGTCGTAGATCTGCACGGCGTGATCAAAGGAATGTCGGCGATCGTAAGTCCATTTCGTCTAGTTTGCGGAGTTGTAATTGATGAAAAATCATCTCTAGGATGCTATCTCCTGGCCTGATGTGGTTAAGTCATTTGACACTCCGATGACCATTGCGGCATATCCTTCCTCTATTCCCCTCCTTGTTTCCCTCATATGTCTTCCATCACAGGCGCCCGTTCCACCCATGGCTGGTCTTTTGCCAGCTCACCTAGAAGCACCCATGTGGGAAAACATTTCTTCACTTCTCTCTGTGTTGACGCACCTTACGAGCCTTGCGCCCGACGCGATGCCCATCTTCACTATGCCATCcgctcctccaccttcagTCTACTCTCGTATTGTCGATCCTCCGCCTTCCGAGCAAGTGTGGAGCAAGGCTGCTCGTCAGCAGGCGAGAGATTTGCAGGGAGCCGGGTTGTGGAATACTTTGGGTTTGATCCAAGTATTGGTGCATGCGTGTGCTTTGGCAGAGATGGACCATAATTCAGAcagagaaagggaagagagggcgGATATTGGCAGGAGAGCTACAGAGATTTTGGAGAAGGCAGCCAAATTGGCGCCAGAGTTGGTTTTGATTGCGCTAGAGAAGCTTCCAGTGAGTTTGAACGGGTTAGATGCTTTAAGTTCTTTTTGCTGACTTATTTGCAGaaacctcttccctcccccgTTGTCGTTCAACAGACTCGTCTTTTGGCGATGTACTTGTCAACTAAACCTAGCGATATCACGTCATCTGCCCTGGTATTCCATCAGATGTGGGAAATAAACCCTGAAAATCTTTTGTCGGTCTTGCTAGAGTTCtatggggaagatgaaaacAATTTGGGAAGAATTGTGGAGATCGGTTCAGAGTTGAAGGTGAGTTAATTTATGTGACGGGCGCCGCTAACGCTGTAGATTCTTGGCAAACTTTTGGCTGTTCAGGATAATCTTCACTTTGTCCTCGATGTGGCCGCTTTGGCATCTAACAGAGAGTTGCTCAACTTGGAGCGATGGTTGGCGGATGGGATTGAGGTTAAGGGAGAAGAGTTCCTCGAGGCTATCTTTGACTTCGTTGAACATAAGATCCGTCTTGAGTTTGAGCATCAGCATCAACCCGAAAACGCGCCCCCTCTATTGTTCACTCTCGGTCCCACTGTATATTCTATCTTCATCCGTGTGGTTCGCAATGCTCCTAACCTCGCTCGTGAGGACATTGCTCGTTTCAAAAACCTTCGAACGGATATACTCATCCTtcaccctcgtcttctcaacctccGACCGCATAGCAAGCAAGAGCAAGGTTTCTCTGAAGCCAAATTCGCGAAGGATGTTGTTGATAAGGTGGACAAAATCTATCAACGAATGTATGGTGGACAGCTCAAGTTGGATGACgtggtggaagagctgaAAGCTTTCCAAAAGTCGGATGACAGCAAGGAGCAAGACATTTTTGCGCACGCACTTCACTCGCTCTTTGACGAGTACAAGTTTGTCAAGTCGTATCCTCCCAAGGAGTTGACCATGACTGGTCTCCTTTTCGGTGCCATCATTGACTATCGACTTGTCAAGGACACTCCGGCGTTTGTTGCGACACGATACGTCTTGGATGCTTGCAAGACTTCTCCCCATGAACCCTTGTACCAATTTGGTATCACCGCTTTGAGCGTGCTCCGTAACTCTCTTGTTGACTTTCCCGGTCTCTGTCGATCTCTTTTAGAGATTCCTGCTCTTCATGAGTCTCACCCTGTTCTAATCAATGACATTCAGCAAGCGTTGATcgagagggaagagttggaCCTTCAAGGAGGCGTCAAATTGGCGTTTCCTGCTCTCAAATTGCCTGTGCTTAttgaagagggagatgacgaGTTTAAAGAGCCAGAGACTGGGAAGAAAGACGCCATCATGTTCCACGTCAACCAGATCGCTCCTACCAATTACGAGGATAAGGCTAAAGCTTTGCTCGAGCTATTTGAAGACCAGTATTCTCGTTGGTTCGCGCACTACTTTATCGACGTCCGAGTCAGTCTTGAGCAGAATAGGCATGAGATCTACTTGCAGTTGCTTCAAAAGCTCGGCTCACCTCTTCTCGACCGACACATCCTCTGGGAGACGTACAGGAAAGCGAGAGAGTTGCTCAACTCGGAGGCAACGATTAACTCTGCTTCAGAACGAGCGGTTCTCAAAACGGTGGCCATGTGGTTGGGCCGTATCACTCTTGCTCAGAACAAGCCAATCAGGATGAAAGAGCTTTCCGTAAAGGATCTCTTAATCCAAGGTTACGACACCAAACGACTCATTGTTGCCATTCCCTTTGTCTGTAACTTGCTTGCTTCTTGCAGAGATTCAGCTGTCTTCCACCCGCCCAACCCTTGGTTGGTTGCTATTCTTAGACTTCTTTCCGAGTTTTACCACTTTGGTGAGCTTAGACTCAACATGAAGTTCGAAATCGAAGTTCTTTTCAGCAAGCTCGGTATCGAACTTGACTCCTTCGAGCcatccaacctccttcgCATGCACGTCCCACCACCCCCTGCTCAGCCCGAGATCCCCAACCGACTCGACCTCGAGCTTCAACGTGCCACAAGCGAACTTATGAATGGTTCTCAGCGACTTGGAGACTTGCCTGGCAACGAGGCGTATGCTCGCATCCAGCAGTTGCAGACTGAGCAAGCTGTACAAGCCGCTCAGGATGCGTTGGCGCGTCGCGTCGATGAGCTTATTGCTCAACTTCCCGAGTACCTCGTCTTCAACCAAGATTACCCCATCTTTACCGCTCCAACTCTCAAGCGTATCGTGCACCACTCAATCGACAGGGCCATTCGTGAAATCATTACTCCTGTTATCGAGCGTTCTGTCACCATTGCTGGTATCTCTTCTCGCGATTTAATTCAAAAAGATTTTGGTACCGAGCCGGATGCCATTAAGATGCGCCAGGCGGCTCACATGATGGTGCAGAACCTTGCCGGTAGCTTGGCTTTAGTGACGTGCAAAGAGCCGTTGCGTTCTAGCATGATTGCCAATGTCAAGTCCATGCTCGAACAGAACGGTTACACGGATGAGACCATGCCGGATGCGATGATTGCGGGTGTAGTAAATCAGAATTTGGATGTGGCATGCGCGGTGTTAAAGAAAGCCGCCATGGAAAAAGCAGCCAAGGATATTGATGTCAATCTTGCACCTCAATATGCCGCGCGAAAGGCCCACCAGAATTCGAGATCTACTGCTCCTTTCTGGGACAGTGCCTCTTTCGGTGTTGCCATCTCTCACACTGCTCTTCCCGACCCTCTCAAACTTCGTCCTGGTGGTCTTACCCCTCAGCAGTTCAGAGTGTATGAAGACTTTGGCGAGCCTACGAGGATGCTGTCATCTCATCCCGCTGCCAACGGCGATTATCTGTCCGCTAGCTATCAAAACCTTACTCTCAACGACGGACTCGTTCCCGCCGAAATCAAGACTGGCCCTTCGCCTCGTCACGGCTTTGTTCAAGACGTTGTTGAGGCTCCCGAAATTGTTGCGTCGCCCCGTGCTATCCCGCCTCAGACTAGCATTGATAAGTTCCACGAGGTTGCGGCTGAGATCCAGAAGATCGTCTCCCAAACCCATGTACCCAGCATTTCGGCCCTTCCTGCTGACCATGAGCTTCGAGATCTTATTCGAGGCATCGTTATTATTGCGAACCAGTCTGTGCACAGGGAGAACACAACTTTGGCGATTGCCCAAAAAGTTGTGCAGCTATTGTACAGGTCCACGGTACAGTTGGGCCGGGAGGTGTATGTGTACTTGTTGCAGCAGTTGTGCGATTTGTCGGCGAAGGTGGACAAGGAAGTGAAGCAGTGGCTGATCTATGCGGAGGATGTGGTAAGTCATGTTTAGATAATTTCTTTGATTAAGCTAACGTTTTTGCAGAGGAAACTGAATGTCCCTGTTACTGTAACTCTTCTTCGCGCTCAGTCCATCGGCGTGCAAGAGCTTGACGTTGCCCTTtcccacatcatcatccggTCCTACCCCTCCGAAATCCTCGACTTCGTCACTCAACTCATCCGTGAATGCTCGGTGTCTGATATCGcattccttcctcgacAGGCTTTCTCTCATAGTCTAGCTTCGCTTCTTAAGGCTCAGGAAGATGGCCATGCTACTGCTCAAGTTGACTCATTGCTCGAAGAGCTTCGTGGCCCACGAGAGCCTCAGAGTAGCATCGAGGGTGATCATTCCAAGACTGTCATTGACAGCAAGCTTCAGGAGAGATTAGCTCACTACTTCTTGGAGTGGGTTCGAGTCTGCAGCTCTAGCAAGGATCCCGAAGTTCCTTTCGTGCCCTACATCACTTTCTTGCAAAAGGAGGGTATCCTCAGCGGTGAGGATGTGTCATCTGCATTTTACCGCACTGCTATCAATACCGCCGTCGATCTCGACACTGCCAAGCTTACCCCCGATGGCTCATCAAGATTTTACGGCGTAGATGCTTTGGCCAAACTCATTCTGTTCATCGTTAAAAACTACGGTGACAAGAGCGGAGCCAGCAGTGTTGGTAGAGCCGTCTACTATTACAACAAGATCATTACGATCATGTCGTACTCTCTCGTGCAAAGGCAACTTGCCATGGGTGATGCTTTCAACCAGCGACCTTGGGCCAGGTTTTTTACAAGTATGTTGAGCGAGCTGTCTACTATTGAGTATGACCTTCCTGAAACCTATATCGGCTGCTTGAAGCACCTTGCCAACAACCTCGGCATTACTCAGCCCACTTACGCTCCCCGTTTCGCATTCGGCTGGGTCTCAGTTATCTCCCACCGTCTTTTCATGCCTAAACTCCTCTCCACTCAAAGGGACGAAGGGTGGCCGGAGTTCCACCGATGCGTCATGTGGCTTCTTCGCTTCCTTGCGCCCTTCCTTCAGTCAGATGACATGACTCCCTCGTCAAGATCAATCTTCAAAGCTACTATCCGACTTCTCATGCTTCTTTTGCATGACTTCCCCGAGTTCCTCGTTGAGTTCTACCATACTCTCTCCACCGTCATCCCTCCCCACTGCACTCAAATGCGAAACATTGTCCTTTCTGCGTTCCCTCATTCCGAGGCTCCTCTCCCCGATTACTACAAGCGGCTTGATCAGCTTGTTGCGGAGATGCAGCGATTCCCCACCGTTCGCTCAGACTACATTGGCGCATTGGCCGACGGTAACGTCAAAGCCGCCGTCGACCAGTATGTCCGAACTGGCGTCcctactcttccttcaatcGTGGCGGAGCTCAAGAACAGGATCGCGGTGAAGTCTTTGGGTCCTCAAGGCAGCACTGCTGTCACGTGGAACCACACATTGATGCACGCTTCAGTATTCTATCTTGGTACCACTGCGGTTGCTAGGACCTTCCAGCAAACGGGCGTTGCGAGCTTTGACCCGAAGACTCCTGAGGTGGCCGTGTTGGCTG includes these proteins:
- a CDS encoding hypothetical protein (HMMPfam hit to Not1, CCR4-Not complex component, Not1, score: 286.4, E(): 4.6e-83) — protein: MSIPPPGLGGGVSRTGPPPGFGGGAAHSPVSDASAATMASNAGVAGSVGGGAGRRDGQGGTAVIVRAQIVFLLTTFTEDSFEKASAEIRTLASTNGPEMYHHFLRRAVVVANPIIQTLIQHSNQYKDDPAAPPPQIPTTGQAALVWRLLVTEAARAARDVQLAPHFSFIMLSSSPSTPLPLPSLRLFNLPPALLFSLSAYTLASPHVFPQNHASYPVFHAILAQTFQPTMELLRSPGVPFWMMNIPGREPFTDDLTLQEARTLILALFPRAQSPTSGTASRPATPTNPTSPHSSPLNSLQRATLLTSLTVKFSSPAIILQTLSALSPGGPPRSPGSIPLEDILFELGESLTQDEGTVEAVVQRWWVSWLFEGSPEDVRRRVTEEACHVVHGLCEGLPLGRVVDLHGVIKGMSAIDAISWPDVVKSFDTPMTIAAYPSSIPLLVSLICLPSQAPVPPMAGLLPAHLEAPMWENISSLLSVLTHLTSLAPDAMPIFTMPSAPPPSVYSRIVDPPPSEQVWSKAARQQARDLQGAGLWNTLGLIQVLVHACALAEMDHNSDREREERADIGRRATEILEKAAKLAPELVLIALEKLPKPLPSPVVVQQTRLLAMYLSTKPSDITSSALVFHQMWEINPENLLSVLLEFYGEDENNLGRIVEIGSELKDNLHFVLDVAALASNRELLNLERWLADGIEVKGEEFLEAIFDFVEHKIRLEFEHQHQPENAPPLLFTLGPTVYSIFIRVVRNAPNLAREDIARFKNLRTDILILHPRLLNLRPHSKQEQGFSEAKFAKDVVDKVDKIYQRMYGGQLKLDDVVEELKAFQKSDDSKEQDIFAHALHSLFDEYKFVKSYPPKELTMTGLLFGAIIDYRLVKDTPAFVATRYVLDACKTSPHEPLYQFGITALSVLRNSLVDFPGLCRSLLEIPALHESHPVLINDIQQALIEREELDLQGGVKLAFPALKLPVLIEEGDDEFKEPETGKKDAIMFHVNQIAPTNYEDKAKALLELFEDQYSRWFAHYFIDVRVSLEQNRHEIYLQLLQKLGSPLLDRHILWETYRKARELLNSEATINSASERAVLKTVAMWLGRITLAQNKPIRMKELSVKDLLIQGYDTKRLIVAIPFVCNLLASCRDSAVFHPPNPWLVAILRLLSEFYHFGELRLNMKFEIEVLFSKLGIELDSFEPSNLLRMHVPPPPAQPEIPNRLDLELQRATSELMNGSQRLGDLPGNEAYARIQQLQTEQAVQAAQDALARRVDELIAQLPEYLVFNQDYPIFTAPTLKRIVHHSIDRAIREIITPVIERSVTIAGISSRDLIQKDFGTEPDAIKMRQAAHMMVQNLAGSLALVTCKEPLRSSMIANVKSMLEQNGYTDETMPDAMIAGVVNQNLDVACAVLKKAAMEKAAKDIDVNLAPQYAARKAHQNSRSTAPFWDSASFGVAISHTALPDPLKLRPGGLTPQQFRVYEDFGEPTRMLSSHPAANGDYLSASYQNLTLNDGLVPAEIKTGPSPRHGFVQDVVEAPEIVASPRAIPPQTSIDKFHEVAAEIQKIVSQTHVPSISALPADHELRDLIRGIVIIANQSVHRENTTLAIAQKVVQLLYRSTVQLGREVYVYLLQQLCDLSAKVDKEVKQWLIYAEDVRKLNVPVTVTLLRAQSIGVQELDVALSHIIIRSYPSEILDFVTQLIRECSVSDIAFLPRQAFSHSLASLLKAQEDGHATAQVDSLLEELRGPREPQSSIEGDHSKTVIDSKLQERLAHYFLEWVRVCSSSKDPEVPFVPYITFLQKEGILSGEDVSSAFYRTAINTAVDLDTAKLTPDGSSRFYGVDALAKLILFIVKNYGDKSGASSVGRAVYYYNKIITIMSYSLVQRQLAMGDAFNQRPWARFFTSMLSELSTIEYDLPETYIGCLKHLANNLGITQPTYAPRFAFGWVSVISHRLFMPKLLSTQRDEGWPEFHRCVMWLLRFLAPFLQSDDMTPSSRSIFKATIRLLMLLLHDFPEFLVEFYHTLSTVIPPHCTQMRNIVLSAFPHSEAPLPDYYKRLDQLVAEMQRFPTVRSDYIGALADGNVKAAVDQYVRTGVPTLPSIVAELKNRIAVKSLGPQGSTAVTWNHTLMHASVFYLGTTAVARTFQQTGVASFDPKTPEVAVLAGLAHAFDGEGQYYMLNVVADQLRYPSAHTLFFIHFMLFLFGTSVQPELSSTIPERIARILLERTIVKRPHPWGLLVTFIELLDNEAYGFWKQPFVRAQDEVFRLFGQVRQSVAARRELQ